aaagtttttctgttttttaagtTTCTTTCACCAGAATTTAAGAATTCCTTTAATCTGATTTCCATTCCATTTTCACGTTTTAGATTTTAATTCTTATaaagtaactaaaataaaaatatagaatttatataataatttaaataatatttttatataaaacaaataaaaatgtagtaaaaaatgGAGAATAATCTAAAAATAACAATCAATCCTACAATATCATTGTCATTGTCCAGAGATTAGGTTGAAAGAAGCAGTTCATGTTTACCATAAGATCACCACCAATTATCTTCTATATTGAACCAATATATAACTGCTATAATTTAGGCTCAAAATGCTTAGGTCTTTCATTCTTCTACCAGTATATAACATGGGACTCGCTATTTCAGGCTCTGTAACTAGACTAGGTCatgtttttcttctcctgtgtttAAAATTCTGATCCCCATAGGAATACCCTTTCAGAACATCCTTAGATGCTGGGAAGATTCCTCAAGGTTCTCTGGGCAACCGTCCAGGGCAGGGAAATCTGTCTCGCAGCATCCCAAGAAGGAAAACACACCAGGAAGGAGAGCTGTCACCTCTAAGGCATCTGGTCTTCATACTTGATTGGCATGTCAAAATATGTTATGCATTATAAATGGCCATATAACTGCACCTATAAAATTATGTTTGGGGAATAATTCCAGAAGTCTGGAAGGACCTGCAATATCAGGCAGAAGCCAGTTGTACCTTATCCATTTTCTCTCCATTAAGTATCAGTCAAAAGGTTGGAACATTCTGAAGAGGAGCTGTGATCAGATCCCAACACATGTATTAAAACATGTCAATGGCCAGTGTCACATAAACATGAAACATAAAGGCGGCAATCTAGTACAAATAACACTTTCAAGCAAACCGTACTGCATACATTTTCTTTTGCTTACACAGAAACAGAAGATCTAGCATATGCATGACcagcaaaacatttatttcactaacactttacaataaggttgtaTACGTTATTAAGGTTAGCTTATACAATATTTGAAAACACCGAACAGTACAGTACTTTTAGAGCTTTTAATTTCCACatagaataatatatttttaactttgcatgatttacttttaattaaatgtaacattgtatatttttatattagcactaatataaagttaaaaaatgcttttcaaaaaaCACTGTTTGTTCATGATatataatacattaactaatgttaatggtTATAACCTTGTTGTAAAgtgtttcatttttctttcttcataTGAAAATCTAGTGCTTATGGACCAATTTATAACCACATTTGGACTACACTTAttacctagtgagctgccttgttTTCTCCTGTATATGTAGCCACATACCAGCAAAATGATGCCTGCCTATCATTTGAAACAACTTTCCTGTCAGGGGTGCCTATGATACATTAAAAGGTCTTGGTCGGAAACTCATTAGGTTTTGGAGTCAACCTTTTTTCTGATGAATTCCATGACACCCTTCACTGCCTTTTGTAAAGGATTAACAAAACGGTATTTTCGAAATTTACGGACATGTCTCGTAAATCTTTGAAGATATTGACTCACACAGGCTGCACATTCAGGTGGATTTCAATTTATGATTTATCTTGGCAAGCATTCTGAATTATTCTTGCTGGCACTCCACATTAGAAACTGAAAAATCACACAGTATTGGATGTGACATATCAAGGATGCACTCTAACAATGCAAACACACCATGTGGTGTTCAACATCACCTCATTATCTTTAAACATAAAAGTTCTGaaacatttgaaatcattttctTAAAGCGTCTAAGGGTGTTTTCCCTAGAAACAACTACAGTGATTTATCTTACAGTGACTGATCACAAAAATAACAAGTTAacctgtttatttcttttaagtcACAGCGTCATTAACACTGAAGGATTCATGAAGAAAATAACAAGCCATTTTCTGTGCTCCCCTAAAAATCTAACCACTGAGTATCAAAGCAAACTACAGTGCTTTTTACATCTGCACAGTATACTATGTTTAGTGAGACACATGAAAATCACTGATGCATTCAAGAATTTGTTTATCTGTAAAATATTGATATTGCCTGCAGGGACAACAACAGTACTTTTTGTAAATACCCAGTAGGATGAGTGCTTTACGCTCCATGTGTTGCCTGCTAAATGGGGATCTGGCTGAAAAAAGAAACActggatgaagaaaaaaaataaaaaacagacaacGCCTACTTTAAAAGCAGGCAGAGCAGACAGACCTCTTAGTCAAGAGGAGCCTCAAGCTCAGACATTTCTGAATCAATTATTCATCTGAATTGGATTAGATGGACCTTGTGATTTCCCTCTCCAGTCATCTCTTTCCATGTGTATGTCTGTGGATGTTTTATATGATATGTTTCACATTCCCCTGTTGTATACATTGCACTCCACTGACCATGAAGCATCCTATGTCAGAAGTTCTCCCTTGTCCTTTGGGAGGGTATTGATCAATTCTGAGTGCTATCTTGAAGTGAATGGTCTGTGATTCAAGGATACAAAGCCATTATTCTTTGTTTTTCCAATGATTTTAAGTCCAGTAGCCCATTGTCCAGTGTGCCCATTGCTTTTTGGCAGCCTGAGAAGCTTCCTCCACATGTCATGGCACTATACCACAGTGCTGATGGTGGAAGACTCCTCAGACTTGCCCTGCCTGCTGGGCAGAGACTTGAGATACTCTAGGTGGCGCCTGGCATCTTCCTGATTGTGTCTCACATAGTAGACCAGGTAGGAGATGACCATGGTGAACCATCCAAACATGGTCACCAACATGGCCACGTCCGTGGTCTTTTTGAGCACCACACACAGGTCCAGGTCTTTGGCCAGCAGGAAAGGCACACCTTGGGCTGCAGAGTCTGAGGGTTCAGATGTCTGACAGATAATACCAGTCAAAGATGTAGGCTCTAGGTCCAGGTGTGGAAAGGCTGTCTGCAGCTTGCAGTCACAGTGCCAGGGGTTTCCAGTGAAGTTAGATCTTGCTGTAACACCTTCAAAGGCATCAGGGTCCAATGTTGTGAGCTGGTTGGATGAGAGATCCAGAAACTGTAGAGAGGCTGCCAAACCTCTAAAAGCTCCAGGTTCAAGCAAAGCCAGTTCATTATGGGAAAGATCCAGTTCAGCTAGCATTGGAAGATCATGAAAAGTATTGGCAGGGATGCTGGTCAAGAGGTTGTAGTCCAGGTAGAGGTGTTGTGTGTCATTGGGAATATCCTGAGGGATCTCAGTAAGATGCAGGTTGCTGCAGCGCATAGCCTTACCACCAAATGCGTCCTCATTGTCTGAACAGTAGCAGCGCTTGGAGCAGGAAGTCGCAGCATGTTGGAAACATAGTGTCATCAGCACTAAGCTGTGAAACAGCAACCACATGACCACACAGTGCCGAAGCAGCCAACCTGAGGGTAGCAGCATTGTAGGACTGCAGGCATAATCCCTTTAGAGGACAACCTGTGCTGAGAGCACCCAGGGGGCTGTACCCTACATCAAAATCCCCAACAGCTTGCATGCCTAGAATATTGAAGAATACAACCAGTTAAtggaatatatatttctttaatgtTTCAGATTTCAGACTTTCAGATATGTCAAGATTATAACATGTTTCCTTTGAATACTACTGTGCTCCTTGCTTGAGATACTTTtgaattaaaagtaaaacatttggATTAAATGATTCCTCTAATTAAAACAGATTACCCTTAAACCATTCCTACGGAGCTCCGCacatgacaagaaaaaaaaaaattgtgcacaaaatttaccaattcattccctcaatttactaaaacgtgcacacgattactattccgttccctcaatttactattgcgttcgcttgatttgctaaattctatttactattgcgttcacttgatttgctaaatcgtgcgcacgatttagcaactcgagggaacaaattataaAATCTTGTGCACAATTTATAattcgagtgaacgcaatagtaaatcgagggaacgcaatagtaatcgtgtccacgttttagtacattgagggaaagaattagtaaatcgtgcacatgatttagccttatatttttttcctgtgtgtcatgtgtggggctctgtACATTCCAGAGTGAATGCATACATACAGAGATACACATCAAACATT
This portion of the Carassius gibelio isolate Cgi1373 ecotype wild population from Czech Republic chromosome A12, carGib1.2-hapl.c, whole genome shotgun sequence genome encodes:
- the LOC128025781 gene encoding leucine-rich repeat-containing protein 3B-like, with amino-acid sequence MLLPSGWLLRHCVVMWLLFHSLVLMTLCFQHAATSCSKRCYCSDNEDAFGGKAMRCSNLHLTEIPQDIPNDTQHLYLDYNLLTSIPANTFHDLPMLAELDLSHNELALLEPGAFRGLAASLQFLDLSSNQLTTLDPDAFEGVTARSNFTGNPWHCDCKLQTAFPHLDLEPTSLTGIICQTSEPSDSAAQGVPFLLAKDLDLCVVLKKTTDVAMLVTMFGWFTMVISYLVYYVRHNQEDARRHLEYLKSLPSRQGKSEESSTISTVV